One part of the Desulforegula conservatrix Mb1Pa genome encodes these proteins:
- a CDS encoding nitroreductase: MPGKQKDELKDKLVAALMSGQAPNPDFDWKVKYDGVHRDRQFGSAHALYSSMGIERSDKEGRMLAMLKNWTFFDAPHALFFTMDKYLNIMGAVDMGIYAQTLSLLMTENGISSCMQGALGQFPDPVREALGIPEERGILFGMSFGYADENAPVNKTRTEREPVENSVVFVG; this comes from the coding sequence TTGCCGGGCAAACAAAAAGACGAGCTTAAAGACAAGCTTGTTGCAGCATTAATGAGCGGACAGGCACCAAATCCTGACTTTGACTGGAAAGTCAAATACGATGGAGTTCATCGTGACCGCCAGTTCGGTTCGGCCCACGCCCTTTACAGTTCAATGGGAATTGAACGCAGCGACAAAGAAGGCAGGATGCTGGCCATGCTCAAAAACTGGACATTTTTTGACGCTCCACATGCGCTTTTTTTCACCATGGACAAATATCTTAACATAATGGGCGCGGTTGATATGGGCATTTATGCGCAGACCCTTTCGCTTCTCATGACTGAGAACGGAATTTCAAGCTGCATGCAGGGAGCGCTCGGCCAATTTCCGGATCCTGTGCGCGAAGCATTAGGCATCCCTGAAGAACGCGGGATATTGTTTGGAATGTCATTCGGATACGCGGATGAAAACGCCCCTGTAAACAAAACCAGAACAGAACGCGAGCCAGTCGAAAATTCAGTTGTTTTTGTTGGCTGA
- a CDS encoding IMP cyclohydrolase, translating into MSKNLKEMYKTIMDDNFPPKMEISFVDGDKRQTLHYEKASWVIDGVNKGLRYGENPGQEAALYKLVNGNLFLGDIQTIQPGRYLASDVELLQSGKHPGKTNLTDVDNSLNMLRYFGDKPTVVIVKHNNPCGVARAASLSEAYLKAYNADRIAAFGGCIAVNRALDMVTAEAIGAQFAEVVAAPDYEEGVLEYLSSKKNLRVVKIGNIERLQDFVGTRCVDFKSLIDGGLIAQTSFAPTTLSVKDLIPAVCDYKGKTYKVDREPTEREYADMLFGWLVESGITSNSVIYVKDEVTVGIGTGEQDRVGVAEIARDKAYRKLADRYAFEMFGKPYNMLEDADKKAEADAKAADENGGIKGSTMVSDAFFPFRDGADVGLKEGVSAIIQPGGSMNDYQTIEACNEFGASMKFTGQRSFKH; encoded by the coding sequence ATGTCTAAAAACTTAAAAGAAATGTACAAAACCATCATGGACGATAATTTTCCTCCTAAGATGGAAATAAGCTTTGTTGATGGAGACAAGCGCCAGACCCTTCATTATGAAAAGGCATCCTGGGTAATTGACGGAGTTAACAAGGGCCTCAGATACGGAGAAAACCCTGGTCAGGAAGCGGCTCTTTACAAGCTTGTTAACGGCAATCTGTTTCTTGGGGATATTCAGACGATCCAGCCTGGCCGTTATCTTGCCTCTGATGTCGAGCTTCTCCAGTCAGGAAAGCATCCTGGCAAAACCAATCTGACAGACGTTGACAACTCGCTCAACATGCTCAGATATTTCGGGGACAAACCTACCGTCGTAATAGTCAAACATAACAATCCTTGTGGTGTAGCAAGGGCGGCCAGCCTTTCAGAAGCTTATCTTAAAGCATACAATGCTGACAGAATCGCTGCCTTCGGAGGTTGCATTGCAGTCAACCGCGCCCTTGACATGGTTACTGCCGAAGCCATAGGTGCACAGTTTGCTGAAGTTGTTGCTGCTCCTGATTATGAAGAAGGCGTGCTTGAATATCTTTCTTCAAAGAAGAACCTCAGAGTCGTGAAGATCGGAAATATTGAAAGACTCCAGGATTTTGTCGGCACAAGATGCGTTGATTTCAAGAGTCTCATTGACGGCGGCCTTATAGCCCAGACTTCATTTGCTCCGACCACACTTTCCGTAAAAGACCTCATTCCAGCGGTATGTGACTACAAGGGCAAGACATACAAGGTTGACCGCGAGCCTACGGAACGTGAATACGCTGATATGCTTTTCGGCTGGCTTGTTGAATCAGGCATCACATCCAACTCCGTCATTTATGTGAAAGATGAAGTGACTGTAGGAATCGGTACAGGCGAGCAGGACAGAGTAGGGGTTGCTGAAATTGCCCGTGACAAGGCATATAGAAAGCTTGCTGATCGTTATGCCTTCGAGATGTTCGGAAAACCTTACAATATGCTTGAAGATGCTGACAAAAAGGCAGAGGCAGACGCAAAAGCAGCTGATGAAAATGGCGGAATCAAAGGTTCAACAATGGTAAGCGACGCATTTTTCCCATTCCGCGACGGCGCAGATGTCGGACTCAAAGAAGGCGTTTCAGCAATCATTCAGCCTGGCGGATCAATGAACGATTACCAGACCATCGAGGCTTGCAATGAATTCGGAGCCTCAATGAAATTTACGGGCCAGAGAAGCTTCAAACATTAA
- a CDS encoding spermine/spermidine synthase domain-containing protein, producing the protein MTKSLNSWIYDEFDGKIRIELNSGETVFSSTGMYQAVEIVKTPDMGNVLIIDDKVVLAEKDDFVYNEIFAHVPMFSHPAPVSVLVVGGGDGGVVREVLRHHGVRKVVVVEKDHTLLNACSSHFPNQSYALEDIRVDLVVMEPEAFFDSCDEKFDVILIDPKTRTEVVKCISSGSFCLSAADLLNDDGIMVFALPSPFNMPDRIADLMKGFRSGFEKLHLYSAPCGIVDGGVYGFGLVSAKYCPLEHFNAERVESSGLVNDYYNKDTHRSSFVVPEAVRDKFRGVLDLND; encoded by the coding sequence GTGACAAAAAGCTTAAATTCATGGATTTATGATGAATTTGACGGAAAAATCCGGATTGAACTGAATTCAGGTGAAACAGTTTTTTCATCCACAGGAATGTATCAGGCTGTAGAAATAGTTAAAACTCCTGATATGGGTAACGTTCTTATAATTGATGACAAGGTCGTTTTGGCTGAAAAAGATGACTTTGTTTATAATGAAATTTTTGCCCATGTTCCGATGTTTTCACATCCTGCGCCTGTTTCAGTTCTTGTTGTTGGCGGAGGAGACGGCGGAGTAGTAAGGGAGGTTTTAAGGCATCATGGCGTAAGAAAAGTTGTTGTAGTGGAAAAGGATCATACCCTTCTTAATGCCTGTTCAAGCCATTTTCCAAACCAGAGCTATGCCCTTGAAGATATACGAGTTGATCTTGTGGTAATGGAACCCGAGGCTTTTTTTGATTCATGCGATGAAAAATTTGATGTAATACTCATTGATCCTAAAACAAGGACTGAGGTCGTAAAGTGCATTTCATCAGGATCTTTCTGCCTGTCTGCTGCGGATCTTTTGAATGATGACGGAATCATGGTTTTTGCGCTTCCATCACCATTTAATATGCCTGACAGGATAGCTGATCTTATGAAAGGATTCAGGTCAGGTTTTGAAAAGCTGCACCTGTATTCGGCTCCATGCGGGATTGTTGATGGCGGAGTATACGGATTCGGTCTGGTTTCTGCTAAATACTGTCCTTTAGAGCATTTCAATGCAGAAAGGGTTGAATCATCTGGCCTTGTAAATGATTACTATAATAAGGACACTCACAGATCATCCTTTGTTGTTCCTGAAGCAGTGAGGGATAAATTCAGGGGAGTGCTGGATCTGAATGATTAA
- a CDS encoding MBL fold metallo-hydrolase, with the protein MIKIKQFRYDSDNLGYVVHGEKTAMAIDGGAASRILEYVEQNGLKLEIVTNTHGHFDHTPGNNLLVSATGAKMADHNKIAGGSVGIDGEPVHVYRAPGHTDDSVIFYTGSAIITGDTLFNGTVGNCFSGDVEGFFRSLNMILEFPADTLVYAGHDYVRASVAFTRTIDPDNPHLDVFLKKYDPCHVVSTLEDEMLVNPYLRFDDEKMIEILKKKNLKVTDSFERFKSLMEVY; encoded by the coding sequence ATGATAAAAATAAAGCAGTTCAGGTATGACTCGGACAACCTCGGATATGTTGTTCATGGAGAAAAGACAGCCATGGCGATAGACGGAGGAGCGGCTTCGCGTATTTTAGAATACGTGGAGCAAAATGGATTGAAGCTTGAGATTGTGACGAACACCCACGGTCATTTTGATCATACTCCTGGAAATAATCTTCTTGTCTCGGCAACTGGCGCGAAAATGGCCGATCATAATAAAATTGCAGGCGGCTCAGTGGGTATTGACGGAGAGCCAGTGCATGTTTATCGTGCTCCAGGTCATACTGATGACTCTGTTATTTTTTATACAGGCAGCGCTATAATAACAGGAGATACCCTTTTCAACGGAACCGTGGGCAACTGTTTTTCAGGAGATGTGGAAGGTTTTTTCAGATCGCTTAATATGATTCTTGAATTTCCGGCAGATACCCTGGTTTATGCAGGCCATGACTATGTAAGGGCTTCTGTGGCCTTCACAAGAACAATAGACCCAGATAACCCTCATCTGGATGTTTTTTTGAAGAAATATGACCCTTGTCATGTGGTTTCAACGCTTGAAGATGAAATGCTTGTGAACCCTTACCTCAGATTCGATGATGAAAAGATGATTGAAATATTGAAGAAGAAGAATCTGAAAGTTACGGACAGTTTTGAGCGTTTCAAGTCGCTCATGGAAGTATATTGA
- the mraZ gene encoding division/cell wall cluster transcriptional repressor MraZ, which yields MFRGTSYHTIDDKGRIILPSRFRDAIPGEEKNIVVTEWQGAIFAYNHDEWAKIEKNALSAKKTPTIQNFIRFFIGGANFITLDKQDRFLIPNDLRKAAGLEKEIVLIGSLTRFEIWSKENLFKEKQKMADLLGHEDNQQEIDEIGI from the coding sequence ATGTTCAGGGGTACTTCCTACCATACCATTGACGACAAGGGGCGGATCATCCTCCCATCCAGGTTCAGGGACGCAATCCCTGGCGAGGAAAAAAATATTGTCGTCACAGAATGGCAGGGGGCGATCTTCGCTTACAACCATGACGAATGGGCAAAAATAGAAAAGAATGCTCTCTCGGCTAAAAAAACGCCCACGATCCAGAATTTCATAAGATTTTTCATCGGAGGGGCCAATTTTATAACCCTCGATAAGCAGGACAGGTTTCTCATCCCAAATGACTTGAGAAAAGCAGCTGGCCTTGAGAAAGAAATAGTTCTGATAGGCTCTCTGACAAGATTTGAAATCTGGTCAAAAGAAAATCTGTTCAAAGAAAAACAGAAAATGGCCGACTTGCTCGGACATGAGGACAATCAGCAGGAAATCGACGAGATAGGAATTTAG
- the rsmH gene encoding 16S rRNA (cytosine(1402)-N(4))-methyltransferase RsmH: MTLTYHHVSVMPNEVIQYLDCKPGDIVVDCTLGGCGHSKLILEKILPGGLLIGIDQDTDSLNNAKTVLADHLSSVRLFHGNFEGLPDYLKECGIDKVDAILADIGISFHHIQGSGRGFSFTKNEPLDMRMDTRNELTASDIVNCFEEKELTKIFREYGEEKFAPKIAREIVRRRLSSEIRTSLELADLISGCIPRKFADKSKIHPATRVFMAIRIAVNKELEVLERFMDTVPDHLKTGGRLCVLSFHSLEDRIVKRRIKGLENPCTCPKSLPICVCGRLPIMKSLTRKAVKPSEEEILRNPMSRSTKLRAAVRL; encoded by the coding sequence ATGACCTTGACTTACCACCATGTTTCGGTGATGCCTAATGAGGTCATACAATATCTCGACTGCAAGCCAGGCGACATTGTTGTTGACTGTACACTCGGCGGCTGCGGACATTCGAAGCTGATACTAGAAAAAATACTTCCTGGCGGGCTTCTTATTGGCATAGACCAGGATACTGACAGCCTGAACAACGCTAAAACTGTTCTTGCTGATCATTTGTCAAGCGTAAGACTTTTTCATGGTAATTTTGAAGGACTGCCTGATTACCTGAAAGAATGCGGAATAGACAAGGTCGACGCGATACTTGCAGATATAGGCATCTCGTTTCACCACATCCAGGGTAGCGGAAGAGGCTTCAGTTTCACAAAAAACGAGCCCCTGGACATGAGAATGGACACAAGAAACGAATTGACCGCCTCTGATATAGTTAACTGTTTTGAAGAAAAAGAGCTGACAAAAATTTTCAGAGAGTACGGCGAAGAAAAATTTGCGCCAAAGATAGCAAGGGAAATTGTCAGAAGAAGACTGTCTTCTGAAATAAGGACAAGTCTTGAACTGGCTGACCTCATATCTGGGTGCATACCAAGAAAATTCGCCGACAAAAGCAAAATCCACCCGGCCACCAGAGTTTTCATGGCCATCCGCATAGCTGTAAACAAAGAACTCGAGGTACTCGAAAGATTCATGGATACGGTACCTGATCACCTGAAAACAGGGGGCAGACTCTGTGTTTTGTCATTCCACTCTTTGGAAGACAGAATAGTAAAACGCAGAATCAAGGGCCTTGAAAACCCATGCACTTGCCCAAAGAGCCTGCCAATATGCGTTTGCGGCAGACTCCCTATAATGAAGTCCCTGACAAGAAAGGCTGTAAAACCTTCTGAAGAAGAGATTCTCAGAAACCCCATGTCAAGAAGCACAAAGCTTAGGGCAGCCGTAAGATTATAA
- a CDS encoding FtsB/FtsL family cell division protein: protein MQKNVVTWLVITVVFIGELFFYAWCRVQCVNHGYLISKAVEDQRSIKDQNNKLEIELARLKTPERIVRIAREKCGLQMPKPEQIITIK from the coding sequence ATGCAGAAAAACGTTGTAACATGGCTGGTAATAACAGTTGTTTTTATAGGCGAGCTCTTTTTCTATGCTTGGTGCAGAGTACAGTGCGTGAATCACGGGTATCTGATCTCAAAGGCTGTCGAGGATCAGAGATCCATAAAAGACCAGAACAACAAGCTTGAGATAGAACTTGCAAGGCTAAAGACCCCTGAAAGAATAGTGAGAATTGCGAGGGAAAAATGCGGTCTTCAAATGCCAAAACCAGAACAAATAATAACAATAAAGTAG
- a CDS encoding peptidoglycan D,D-transpeptidase FtsI family protein, with translation MRSSNAKTRTNNNNKVAKPRPDRIKSRVAFAGSLFFLLFGVISARAVQVQVIDSEWLQEKASKQYERPLVINGKRGTIMDSNLEEFATTINVTSIAVHPKQIKNTIETSRTLAKILGMDQAQIKEKLSSTSSFVWLKRQALPKQVDALQELNIKGLVYLPEQTRIYPHTEMASQIVGFSGLDGKGLGGLEYYYDSELQGKSSSQKVLKDARGRLIEKPEEESGASNGNNLILTIDRTIQYITDNSLKAAVTQYNAKSGIAVVMDPKTGAVLALSHYPTFNPNNYKSYDKSLWRNRAVTDPFEPGSTMKIFLAAAAFESGTVKPETKFNCENGKYRVGSFIIHDTHSHGELTVEEIIKYSSNIGSVKISEAIGKEALYKTLKNFSIGEKTGIDCPGETSGRLANQSKWTKIDAANIAFGQGVSVSALQLAAAVSAIANKGIMMKPRLVRAMTDSENNVVKVFEPEKIGRAVSEKTADEVKKIMRTVATEGGTGKNADIEGYPVCGKTGTAQKIDKTGQYAKGKYVSSFVGFAPMDDPRITTLVLLDEPSEGGYYGGVVAAPAFREIVSQSLQKMSLYPLVTEEKVTAALKGKTNG, from the coding sequence ATGCGGTCTTCAAATGCCAAAACCAGAACAAATAATAACAATAAAGTAGCAAAACCAAGACCTGACAGAATCAAAAGCAGAGTTGCGTTCGCAGGTTCCTTGTTTTTCCTGCTTTTTGGCGTAATATCTGCTCGCGCTGTCCAGGTGCAGGTGATTGACAGCGAATGGCTTCAGGAAAAAGCTTCCAAGCAATATGAACGTCCCCTTGTCATAAACGGCAAGCGAGGAACCATCATGGACAGTAATCTTGAAGAATTTGCCACAACAATAAACGTAACATCCATCGCAGTACATCCAAAACAGATAAAAAATACAATTGAAACTTCAAGAACTCTGGCCAAAATCCTTGGGATGGATCAGGCCCAAATAAAAGAAAAACTTTCATCAACATCATCCTTTGTCTGGCTGAAAAGACAGGCTCTTCCAAAACAGGTCGATGCCCTTCAGGAGCTGAATATAAAAGGCCTTGTATACCTACCTGAACAGACCAGAATATATCCGCACACAGAAATGGCTTCACAGATTGTGGGCTTTTCTGGCCTGGATGGAAAAGGGCTTGGAGGCCTCGAGTATTATTATGACAGTGAGCTTCAAGGAAAATCAAGCAGCCAGAAAGTGCTGAAGGATGCAAGGGGAAGACTCATAGAAAAACCTGAAGAAGAATCAGGAGCAAGCAACGGCAACAATCTTATCCTTACAATCGACAGAACCATTCAGTACATAACCGACAACAGCCTGAAGGCAGCTGTTACTCAATATAATGCCAAATCAGGCATAGCAGTGGTCATGGACCCGAAAACAGGAGCAGTACTTGCTCTCTCACATTACCCTACCTTCAATCCCAATAATTATAAATCCTATGACAAATCATTGTGGAGAAACCGGGCTGTAACAGACCCGTTCGAACCTGGGTCGACCATGAAAATTTTTCTTGCTGCCGCTGCATTTGAATCTGGTACTGTAAAACCGGAAACAAAATTCAATTGTGAAAATGGCAAATACAGGGTTGGAAGCTTCATAATCCACGACACCCATTCCCACGGTGAACTGACAGTTGAAGAAATAATCAAATATTCCAGCAATATTGGCTCTGTAAAAATCTCCGAAGCCATTGGCAAGGAAGCACTCTATAAGACTTTGAAAAACTTCAGCATAGGCGAAAAAACAGGCATAGATTGTCCTGGAGAAACTTCAGGAAGGCTTGCAAATCAAAGTAAATGGACAAAGATTGACGCAGCCAATATCGCTTTCGGACAGGGCGTTTCAGTATCAGCTCTTCAGCTTGCAGCAGCAGTTTCAGCAATAGCGAACAAGGGAATAATGATGAAGCCCAGACTCGTAAGGGCTATGACTGATTCTGAAAACAATGTTGTAAAGGTATTTGAGCCTGAAAAAATCGGAAGGGCGGTATCTGAAAAAACAGCGGATGAAGTCAAAAAAATAATGAGAACGGTCGCAACCGAAGGCGGCACTGGCAAAAACGCTGATATCGAAGGATATCCCGTATGCGGAAAAACAGGAACAGCGCAGAAGATTGACAAGACTGGCCAGTACGCAAAAGGTAAATACGTATCATCATTTGTCGGATTCGCGCCAATGGATGATCCAAGAATTACCACGCTTGTCCTGCTTGATGAGCCAAGCGAGGGTGGATATTACGGCGGAGTTGTGGCTGCACCTGCTTTCAGGGAAATAGTAAGCCAGAGCCTTCAGAAAATGTCTCTTTACCCGCTTGTTACTGAAGAAAAAGTTACGGCGGCACTGAAGGGAAAAACAAACGGATGA
- a CDS encoding UDP-N-acetylmuramoyl-L-alanyl-D-glutamate--2,6-diaminopimelate ligase encodes MKLTQLLPFADREISGLHHVAGEGPEITSLHHQSGKVKKGGLFAAFRGGLTDGHKYIAHAIEMGASAILAEKFVETGDIPLVLVKNTRKALSRVSAAFHNYPAKRLKLIGVTGTNGKTTTAHIIEHILVTAGIKTGNIGTVNCHYGDIILDTSMTTPEPPELHGFLAEMADAGVTHVVMEVSSHAIDLYRVKDCIFDVAVFTNLTQDHLDYHGTIDDYWECKEKFIRGVAAGSWGKDRAMAVINCDDRRGEGLLNSLLKEIHSGSPPLISTGTGIDWMIRPGNVKADINGLRGTISTPEETFAFSTSLVGMHNLENILNSVGACIASGIPCEIIKKGIETFSAVPGRLERVPNNSKRFIFVDYAHTPDALEKALHTLSAAKKERLICIFGCGGDRDKTKRPIMGGISACIADITLITSDNPRTEDASAIIKDIEKGLPESIKIIGANELKTASKGIFIEIDRAKAIERAIASSNPGDIILIAGKGHEDYQIIGKEKIHFDDREEALKALEKYSIM; translated from the coding sequence ATGAAACTGACCCAACTGCTCCCCTTTGCAGATAGAGAGATCTCGGGCCTTCACCATGTGGCTGGTGAAGGCCCTGAGATCACATCCCTGCACCACCAGTCAGGGAAGGTGAAAAAGGGCGGGCTTTTTGCCGCGTTCAGAGGAGGACTTACTGACGGGCATAAATATATCGCACACGCCATAGAAATGGGCGCTTCAGCTATTCTTGCAGAAAAATTTGTCGAAACAGGAGACATCCCCCTTGTCCTTGTTAAGAATACAAGAAAGGCTCTCTCCAGGGTTTCAGCGGCTTTTCATAATTATCCAGCAAAAAGGCTTAAACTCATCGGCGTAACAGGAACAAACGGAAAAACGACAACGGCTCATATAATAGAGCATATTCTTGTCACAGCAGGAATCAAAACAGGAAACATCGGAACAGTAAACTGCCATTATGGCGACATAATTTTAGACACATCAATGACAACCCCCGAACCTCCGGAACTTCACGGATTCCTAGCAGAGATGGCTGATGCGGGAGTAACACACGTAGTAATGGAAGTATCTTCACACGCGATTGATCTTTACAGGGTCAAAGACTGCATTTTTGATGTGGCTGTTTTTACAAATCTGACCCAGGATCATCTGGATTATCATGGCACAATAGACGATTACTGGGAGTGCAAGGAAAAGTTTATAAGGGGCGTGGCAGCCGGTAGTTGGGGCAAAGACAGGGCGATGGCGGTAATAAACTGTGACGACAGGCGTGGCGAAGGCCTTCTGAACAGTCTTCTGAAAGAGATACACAGCGGCTCCCCGCCCCTTATATCAACAGGTACAGGCATTGACTGGATGATAAGACCAGGAAATGTCAAGGCAGACATTAACGGGCTGAGGGGAACAATCTCAACACCAGAAGAGACTTTTGCATTCAGCACATCACTTGTAGGGATGCATAATCTTGAAAATATTCTAAATTCTGTTGGCGCATGTATTGCTTCAGGCATTCCTTGCGAAATAATTAAAAAGGGTATAGAAACCTTTTCCGCAGTGCCGGGAAGACTTGAAAGAGTCCCTAATAATAGCAAAAGATTCATTTTTGTTGATTACGCGCATACTCCGGACGCTCTTGAAAAGGCCCTGCATACTCTCTCTGCCGCAAAAAAGGAGAGACTGATATGCATTTTCGGATGCGGTGGGGACAGGGACAAGACCAAGAGGCCGATAATGGGCGGAATTTCGGCGTGCATAGCGGACATTACCTTAATTACTTCTGACAATCCGCGCACTGAAGATGCGTCCGCAATTATTAAAGATATAGAAAAAGGGCTTCCTGAAAGCATAAAAATTATTGGAGCAAATGAACTGAAAACGGCTTCAAAGGGCATTTTCATTGAGATTGACAGGGCAAAGGCCATAGAAAGGGCAATCGCCTCGTCAAATCCCGGTGACATAATCTTAATAGCAGGCAAAGGCCATGAAGATTATCAAATCATAGGAAAAGAAAAGATTCATTTTGATGACAGAGAGGAAGCGCTGAAAGCCCTTGAAAAATACAGCATTATGTAA
- a CDS encoding UDP-N-acetylmuramoyl-tripeptide--D-alanyl-D-alanine ligase, with translation MKNTALCNEPMTWSIADILEATGGTLVSGKKGPFRGFFIDSRAIKDECLFIAIRGKNHDGHEFAEEVIKKDCQGLMICEDYVPLARKTISDYTGTVLVSVKDTTEALALLAKFQRKRADVKVIAITGSSGKTTTRSMTAGIMSGTFETLATDGNFNNDIGLPLTLFRLSKAHKWAVLELGASGHGEISRLSEICRPDIGIITNIGPAHLEGFGSMEGVASAKSELISSLGDDGIGILNIDDPFLKEIAVSSGKRIIKYGKAEDADIRGSLLETHEDRIVFDIFFPDGKGRIELRTPGPFMMMNALAAASAAWAAGIGIEKICVGLRGFKPEKGRLNVKRTKRGARLIDDTYNANPTSMLAAIDTLVSIKGKGRGFLVCGDMLELGEKGAELHENIGKAAAEKGLDAIFIYGSYSLNVKKGAISAGMPESNIFTGEKKELAKIIEKTAGTDDWILIKGSRSMHMEEIVNDLL, from the coding sequence TTGAAAAATACAGCATTATGTAATGAACCAATGACGTGGAGCATAGCTGATATACTGGAAGCCACCGGAGGCACTCTTGTATCAGGTAAAAAAGGCCCTTTCAGGGGCTTTTTCATTGATTCGAGGGCAATTAAGGATGAATGCCTGTTTATTGCTATCAGAGGGAAGAATCATGACGGCCATGAATTTGCTGAGGAAGTAATAAAAAAAGACTGTCAGGGACTGATGATATGTGAGGATTATGTTCCGCTCGCAAGAAAAACAATTTCTGATTACACCGGGACAGTTCTTGTTTCTGTAAAAGATACGACAGAGGCGCTTGCTCTTCTTGCAAAATTCCAGAGAAAAAGAGCCGATGTAAAGGTAATAGCTATCACAGGATCAAGCGGTAAAACCACAACAAGATCCATGACAGCAGGGATAATGTCAGGGACATTTGAAACCCTTGCGACTGATGGAAACTTCAACAATGACATAGGTCTCCCGCTCACTCTCTTCAGGCTTTCCAAAGCCCACAAATGGGCCGTCTTAGAACTTGGTGCAAGCGGCCATGGTGAGATATCGAGACTTTCTGAAATTTGCAGGCCGGACATAGGCATCATAACAAATATAGGCCCAGCCCACCTCGAAGGCTTCGGAAGCATGGAAGGAGTGGCAAGCGCAAAGTCAGAACTGATAAGCTCACTTGGTGATGACGGCATCGGAATTTTGAATATTGACGACCCATTTCTGAAAGAAATTGCGGTTTCTTCAGGCAAAAGAATCATAAAATATGGAAAAGCCGAAGACGCTGATATAAGAGGCTCTCTGCTCGAAACCCATGAAGACAGAATCGTCTTTGATATTTTTTTCCCTGATGGGAAAGGCCGTATTGAATTAAGGACACCTGGCCCATTCATGATGATGAATGCCCTTGCAGCCGCGTCTGCCGCATGGGCAGCAGGCATTGGCATTGAAAAAATATGCGTCGGACTGAGAGGCTTTAAACCCGAAAAGGGAAGACTTAACGTAAAAAGGACAAAAAGAGGTGCCCGGCTCATTGATGACACCTATAACGCCAACCCGACTTCAATGCTTGCGGCCATAGACACCCTCGTTTCAATCAAAGGAAAAGGCAGGGGCTTTCTGGTATGCGGAGATATGCTCGAACTTGGTGAAAAAGGTGCGGAACTTCATGAGAATATTGGAAAGGCTGCCGCTGAAAAAGGTCTGGACGCTATTTTCATTTATGGATCTTACAGCCTAAATGTAAAAAAAGGCGCCATTTCCGCAGGCATGCCTGAGTCTAATATTTTCACGGGTGAAAAAAAAGAACTGGCAAAAATAATTGAAAAAACTGCTGGCACTGATGACTGGATTCTGATTAAAGGATCAAGATCCATGCATATGGAAGAAATTGTTAATGACCTTTTATAA